The following coding sequences are from one Nonlabens arenilitoris window:
- a CDS encoding membrane or secreted protein, which produces MSDFPKAEGIKQTSEFSKKFVIVVLFALPLVAYLFFLNGEHHFETLPVVTENVQEIDQFNIIQGTATQLKDSVTIVTFLGNNPYGRLGYVSNLNEKIYKKFHGFNTFQMISIIPESGVDDIQQIVEQMGENTDLQDWHFLSGDNDQVQGLYDSFKTDDRLNNDLSSDYAFVIDVDRNLRGRDDDEIETDGVVYGYNTRTAAQLNKRMIDDMRVLLAEYRFAFKKNRDQKIQEDE; this is translated from the coding sequence ATGTCAGATTTCCCAAAGGCCGAAGGAATTAAACAAACCAGCGAGTTTTCTAAAAAATTCGTCATAGTGGTTTTATTTGCATTACCGTTAGTTGCTTATCTATTTTTTCTCAATGGAGAACACCACTTTGAAACCTTACCTGTAGTGACTGAAAATGTGCAGGAAATCGACCAATTTAACATCATTCAAGGTACAGCAACACAACTTAAAGATAGTGTTACCATTGTAACATTCCTTGGCAATAATCCATATGGGCGATTAGGGTATGTCTCTAATCTTAATGAAAAAATTTATAAAAAATTTCACGGATTTAATACGTTTCAAATGATCAGTATTATTCCAGAATCTGGCGTGGATGATATTCAACAAATTGTTGAGCAAATGGGTGAAAACACAGATTTACAAGATTGGCATTTCTTGTCGGGTGACAATGATCAAGTACAAGGCCTTTATGATAGCTTTAAAACAGATGATCGCTTAAATAATGATCTTTCCTCAGACTATGCGTTTGTTATAGATGTGGATAGGAATTTAAGAGGTCGTGATGATGATGAGATTGAAACAGATGGAGTCGTTTATGGTTATAATACAAGGACGGCAGCACAACTTAATAAAAGAATGATAGACGATATGAGAGTATTGCTTGCAGAATATCGTTTTGCCTTTAAGAAAAATAGAGATCAAAAAATTCAGGAAGATGAGTAA
- a CDS encoding leucine--tRNA ligase, which yields MTHYDHKSIEAKWQKHWATNKTFKATNNSDKPKFYALDMFPYPSGAGLHVGHPLGYIASDIVSRYKRHKGFNVLHPMGYDSFGLPAEQYAIQTGQHPAETTKTNIEGGTDKSGNKIAGYRNQMDRIGFSFDWDREVRTSSPDYYKYTQEIFIMLFDSWYDNDADKAQPISLLESRFRESGNSNINAATDEDLRQFTAAEWNAFTEKEQQEILLDYRLTFLADTEVNWCPALGTVLANDEIVNGVSERGGHPVVRKKMRQWMMRISAFAERLLTGLDDLDWAESIKEIQRNWIGKSVGAMVSFQLDEHKIDVFTTRPDTIYGVTFMTLAPEHELVDQITTAAQKDAVEAYKKATAARSERERMADVKTISGVFTGAYATHPLSGEPVPVWIGDYVLAGYGTGAVMAVPCGDERDYAFANYFAGQEGMPAIKNIFEGVDISEEAYAAKDKTPLCNSDFLNGMSYKQAMAAAIAKLEEVGAGKGKTNYRLRDAVFSRQRYWGEPFPVYYKDGLPQMIDRKYLPIELPEVDEYLPTEDGAPPLGRATTWSWCTQENKVVSNDDDRDCVYPLELNTMPGWAGSSWYMFRYMDANNEDEMFSAAAQEYWGNVDLYIGGSEHATGHLLYSRFWVKLLHDLGKVTVEEPFQKMINQGMILGESAFVHMIKPKLISLKDRVKIDLNPPIIVIDEKVAKGLLDSNKLSDLHQDVINYFEEQYKMSLEFNKHYDKYDLCFEILKSGNIPIANVVNAEIKTEFLKEYHTTKNFEYFYDSSGLNKIDELKSIPLFFEPEKMSKSKYNVVNPDDICDQYGADTLRLYEMFLGPLEQAKPWNTAGITGVYGFMKKLWKLYHNDAGFSVSEEKASPDSMKTLHKTIKKVQDDIENFSFNTSVSSFMIAVNELTAQKCNSREVLEPLVVLVSPYAPHIAEELWSLLGHNESISEAPFPVFDEKHLVESSKTYPISFNGKMKFTLDLPVDVSKDELEKTVLKNEKVQQQLEGKQIRKTIIVPGKIVNFVVG from the coding sequence ATGACGCATTACGATCACAAATCTATAGAAGCAAAATGGCAAAAACATTGGGCTACTAATAAGACTTTTAAAGCTACAAATAACTCTGATAAACCTAAATTCTATGCACTCGATATGTTTCCATACCCTAGTGGTGCTGGGCTGCATGTAGGGCATCCATTAGGTTATATCGCTAGTGATATAGTCTCTAGATACAAACGTCATAAAGGTTTCAACGTCTTGCACCCTATGGGTTATGATAGTTTTGGACTACCAGCAGAACAGTATGCCATTCAAACAGGACAACATCCTGCAGAGACTACTAAAACAAATATTGAAGGTGGAACTGATAAGTCTGGAAATAAAATCGCAGGTTACCGCAACCAGATGGACCGTATCGGTTTTAGCTTTGATTGGGATCGTGAGGTAAGAACTTCTTCGCCAGATTATTATAAGTACACACAAGAGATTTTTATCATGCTATTTGATAGCTGGTATGATAATGATGCAGATAAAGCGCAACCTATAAGTTTGTTAGAATCTCGCTTTCGCGAAAGCGGAAACAGCAACATCAACGCTGCCACAGACGAAGATTTGAGACAATTCACCGCGGCAGAGTGGAACGCGTTTACAGAAAAAGAGCAACAAGAAATATTGCTTGATTATAGATTAACATTCCTTGCAGATACAGAGGTGAACTGGTGTCCAGCACTAGGAACAGTACTTGCAAATGACGAAATAGTCAATGGAGTTTCAGAACGTGGTGGACATCCTGTGGTGCGTAAGAAAATGCGCCAGTGGATGATGCGCATCAGTGCATTTGCAGAGCGTTTATTAACAGGTTTAGATGATTTAGATTGGGCAGAATCGATCAAAGAAATCCAACGCAATTGGATCGGGAAATCTGTAGGTGCGATGGTTTCGTTTCAACTAGATGAGCACAAAATAGATGTATTTACAACGCGTCCAGATACCATTTATGGAGTAACATTCATGACACTAGCACCAGAGCATGAACTGGTAGATCAAATTACTACTGCGGCTCAAAAAGACGCGGTAGAGGCTTATAAAAAAGCAACAGCAGCACGATCAGAAAGAGAACGCATGGCCGATGTGAAGACCATTTCTGGTGTATTTACAGGAGCATATGCTACGCATCCATTAAGTGGTGAGCCTGTGCCAGTATGGATAGGTGATTATGTGCTTGCTGGTTATGGAACTGGCGCTGTAATGGCCGTACCATGTGGTGATGAGCGTGATTATGCATTTGCAAACTATTTTGCAGGTCAGGAAGGAATGCCTGCTATCAAAAACATTTTTGAAGGTGTTGATATTAGTGAAGAAGCTTATGCTGCAAAAGATAAAACACCGCTTTGCAACAGTGATTTCTTAAACGGAATGAGCTATAAGCAAGCGATGGCAGCTGCAATTGCTAAGCTAGAAGAAGTAGGCGCAGGAAAAGGAAAAACCAATTATAGATTACGTGACGCGGTATTTTCTAGACAGCGTTATTGGGGCGAACCGTTTCCTGTATATTATAAAGACGGCTTGCCGCAAATGATAGACCGCAAGTACTTGCCTATCGAATTGCCAGAAGTAGACGAATACCTACCTACAGAAGATGGAGCGCCACCACTAGGACGCGCAACAACTTGGAGTTGGTGTACGCAAGAAAACAAGGTTGTTTCTAACGATGATGATCGCGATTGTGTATATCCGCTAGAATTAAACACCATGCCAGGATGGGCAGGAAGCTCTTGGTATATGTTTAGGTATATGGATGCTAATAATGAAGACGAAATGTTTTCTGCAGCAGCACAAGAATACTGGGGCAATGTAGATTTATATATAGGTGGTAGCGAGCACGCGACTGGTCACTTATTGTACAGTAGATTTTGGGTAAAGTTATTACACGATCTAGGTAAAGTAACCGTAGAAGAACCTTTCCAAAAGATGATCAATCAAGGGATGATTTTGGGTGAGAGTGCTTTTGTTCATATGATAAAACCAAAGCTTATCAGTTTAAAGGATAGAGTGAAAATCGATTTGAATCCACCTATTATAGTGATTGATGAAAAAGTAGCTAAAGGATTATTAGACTCTAATAAGTTAAGTGACTTACATCAGGATGTAATCAACTATTTTGAAGAGCAATATAAAATGTCATTAGAGTTTAATAAACACTATGATAAATACGACTTGTGCTTTGAGATATTAAAATCTGGTAATATTCCGATAGCAAATGTGGTTAATGCAGAGATTAAAACTGAGTTTCTAAAAGAGTATCATACGACTAAAAATTTTGAGTATTTCTATGATTCTTCTGGTTTAAATAAAATTGATGAGTTGAAATCAATTCCACTTTTCTTTGAGCCTGAAAAAATGTCTAAGTCTAAATACAACGTAGTGAATCCAGATGATATTTGCGACCAGTATGGAGCAGATACCTTGCGATTGTATGAGATGTTTTTAGGACCACTAGAGCAGGCAAAACCATGGAACACTGCAGGAATTACTGGAGTTTATGGTTTTATGAAAAAACTATGGAAACTGTATCATAACGATGCTGGTTTCTCAGTAAGTGAAGAAAAAGCGTCACCTGACAGCATGAAAACCTTGCACAAGACCATTAAAAAGGTGCAAGATGATATCGAGAACTTCTCTTTTAATACCAGTGTAAGTAGTTTTATGATCGCCGTAAATGAGTTAACTGCTCAAAAATGTAACAGTCGCGAGGTGTTAGAGCCACTTGTTGTTCTTGTATCACCATATGCACCTCACATTGCAGAGGAACTATGGTCATTACTAGGTCATAACGAGTCGATAAGTGAAGCACCTTTCCCAGTTTTTGATGAAAAACATCTGGTAGAAAGCAGCAAGACCTATCCTATTTCTTTTAACGGTAAAATGAAATTTACTTTAGATTTACCGGTAGACGTTTCAAAAGACGAGTTAGAGAAAACGGTATTAAAAAACGAGAAAGTCCAGCAACAACTAGAAGGAAAACAAATCCGCAAAACGATTATTGTGCCAGGTAAGATTGTGAATTTTGTGGTAGGATAA
- a CDS encoding cytochrome C oxidase subunit IV family protein, whose amino-acid sequence MADHAAHTDGHAEHKLEIFRGLVKFKSNTQKIWGVLIFLSLITIVEVALGYIKPDSLNGHVLGLKILNWIFIILTLVKAYYITWDFMHMRDEVSGLRRAVVWTGVFLIIYLIAILLVEGEYIYQVYKNAAVSFDF is encoded by the coding sequence ATGGCAGATCACGCAGCACATACTGACGGACACGCAGAACACAAATTAGAGATCTTTAGAGGTCTGGTTAAGTTCAAATCTAACACTCAGAAAATTTGGGGTGTACTTATATTTCTTTCATTGATAACGATTGTTGAAGTTGCTCTAGGTTACATCAAACCAGATTCTTTAAACGGTCATGTACTAGGATTGAAAATATTAAACTGGATATTCATCATCCTTACTTTAGTTAAGGCATATTACATTACTTGGGATTTCATGCACATGAGAGATGAGGTAAGTGGATTGCGCCGTGCTGTAGTGTGGACAGGAGTATTCTTGATTATCTACTTAATAGCAATATTGCTGGTAGAAGGAGAATATATTTACCAAGTTTATAAAAATGCAGCTGTAAGTTTTGACTTTTAA
- a CDS encoding cytochrome c oxidase subunit 3 yields the protein MEEIELTHGEKVARSKKQMMWFAIVSLIMMFAGLTSAYVVSRGRKDWVEIELPEEFFWSTGVILLSSLTLFLAKKAILNNNKKGATILTVITFLLGSIFVFMQFAGFDSLVSEKIFLTGEGSSVNASFIYVIVVAHLAHIAAGLIALLVMTIRMLQGKYSPTNILGFELGAVFWHFVDVLWIYLLLFLVFAKDIF from the coding sequence ATGGAAGAGATTGAATTAACGCACGGTGAGAAAGTAGCACGATCTAAAAAACAGATGATGTGGTTTGCTATTGTAAGTCTAATTATGATGTTTGCTGGTTTAACTAGTGCTTATGTGGTAAGTCGTGGTCGCAAGGATTGGGTTGAGATAGAATTGCCTGAAGAGTTTTTCTGGAGTACAGGTGTCATTTTATTAAGTAGTTTGACTTTATTTCTTGCAAAAAAAGCTATTCTTAACAACAACAAAAAAGGAGCAACTATACTTACAGTTATTACTTTTTTACTGGGAAGTATCTTTGTTTTTATGCAATTTGCAGGCTTTGATAGTCTGGTTAGTGAAAAAATATTTTTAACTGGAGAAGGAAGTAGTGTTAATGCATCTTTCATTTATGTTATTGTCGTAGCGCATTTAGCACACATAGCTGCAGGGCTTATTGCGTTGTTAGTCATGACAATACGTATGTTGCAAGGAAAATATTCTCCAACAAATATTTTAGGTTTTGAATTGGGTGCCGTATTTTGGCACTTTGTAGATGTGTTATGGATATATCTACTATTATTTTTAGTGTTTGCTAAAGACATTTTTTAG
- the cyoE gene encoding heme o synthase: protein MTEVNAIEKSPSMVRNLIEITKPRLSVVVVFSSIAGYFLGADVYDWKVILMLVVGGYFLVGSSNVFNQIIEKDLDALMKRTRNRPLPTGRISVTAAWVYGLIMALSGIYILYLINFATAFFGALSIILYAAVYTPLKTRTPLCVFVGAFPGAIPYMLGWVAASGNFGIEPGTLFMLQFFWQFPHFWAIGWMLEDDYKAGGFKMLPTGGANKGTAVQIIWYTVWTISISLIPAFGVTGSLYMTWISAVLVALLGLWFLYYAIKLFKERTNQVARKLMLVSVSYITLIQIIYVVDKFLR from the coding sequence TTGACAGAAGTAAATGCCATAGAAAAATCACCGAGCATGGTGAGAAACCTGATAGAAATTACAAAGCCACGATTGTCTGTAGTGGTCGTGTTTTCATCTATTGCAGGTTACTTTTTGGGTGCTGATGTGTATGACTGGAAAGTGATATTAATGCTAGTTGTAGGCGGCTATTTTCTAGTAGGTTCTTCAAATGTTTTTAATCAAATTATAGAGAAGGATCTAGACGCGCTTATGAAAAGAACGCGCAATAGACCGCTACCTACTGGTCGTATAAGCGTTACTGCTGCATGGGTTTATGGTTTAATCATGGCCTTAAGCGGGATTTATATTCTTTATCTTATCAATTTTGCGACGGCTTTTTTTGGTGCGTTAAGCATTATTCTTTATGCTGCAGTTTACACGCCGCTTAAGACTAGGACGCCGCTGTGTGTTTTTGTAGGCGCTTTTCCCGGTGCCATACCTTATATGTTGGGTTGGGTTGCAGCGAGCGGTAACTTTGGTATAGAGCCAGGTACTTTATTTATGTTGCAGTTTTTTTGGCAATTTCCTCACTTTTGGGCGATAGGATGGATGCTAGAAGACGACTATAAAGCTGGTGGCTTTAAAATGTTGCCTACTGGTGGAGCAAATAAAGGTACCGCTGTGCAGATAATCTGGTATACGGTTTGGACAATATCTATATCGCTGATTCCGGCTTTTGGAGTTACAGGTAGTTTATATATGACATGGATCAGTGCTGTGCTAGTAGCATTGCTAGGCTTATGGTTTTTATATTATGCAATTAAATTGTTTAAGGAGCGCACAAATCAGGTTGCTAGAAAATTAATGCTAGTAAGTGTTAGTTATATCACATTGATTCAAATCATATATGTGGTAGATAAATTTTTAAGATAA
- a CDS encoding cytochrome c oxidase subunit 3, with product MDTTVAPTGTEGQTWGGGSNPLKASYGKMMMWFFILSDALTFSGFLAAYGFSRFKFIEEWPIADEVFNHFPFMHGTDAPMFYVALMTFILIGSSVTMVLAVDAGHHMDKKKVSFYLLLTVIGGLIFVGSQAWEWKNFINGEYGAVKTKGGKILQFTDAEGARVALNEFVTVGDRPVEALGNNEGIWYQSDDPIGSTYTIDEVRKGFETNPDLRIRTQQLIVNEETGASEKLVLSREESLFKLNNQAVGVVEGANLSENEYGAPLFADFFFFITGFHGFHVFSGVVFNLIIFFNVLLGTYERRGSYEMVEKVGLYWHFVDLVWVFVFTFFYLV from the coding sequence ATGGATACAACAGTAGCTCCTACTGGTACCGAAGGGCAAACTTGGGGTGGTGGATCAAATCCTCTCAAGGCTAGTTATGGTAAAATGATGATGTGGTTCTTCATCCTATCGGATGCATTGACCTTTTCAGGATTTCTTGCCGCTTACGGTTTCTCAAGATTTAAATTTATTGAAGAATGGCCTATCGCAGATGAGGTGTTCAATCACTTCCCATTTATGCATGGGACTGATGCACCTATGTTTTATGTTGCGTTGATGACATTTATTCTTATTGGTTCATCTGTGACGATGGTTCTAGCTGTAGATGCTGGTCACCATATGGATAAGAAAAAAGTTTCTTTCTATTTATTACTAACTGTTATCGGTGGTCTAATCTTCGTAGGTTCTCAAGCCTGGGAATGGAAGAACTTTATCAATGGTGAGTATGGTGCTGTAAAAACTAAAGGAGGAAAAATTCTTCAATTTACAGATGCTGAAGGTGCTCGTGTAGCCTTAAATGAATTTGTAACTGTAGGTGATCGTCCGGTAGAAGCATTAGGCAATAATGAAGGTATCTGGTATCAATCAGATGATCCTATAGGTTCTACTTATACTATTGATGAAGTAAGAAAAGGTTTTGAAACAAATCCTGATCTGAGAATTAGAACACAACAACTTATTGTTAATGAAGAAACTGGTGCATCAGAGAAGTTAGTTCTTTCACGTGAAGAGTCTTTATTTAAATTAAATAATCAAGCCGTAGGTGTTGTAGAAGGAGCAAACCTTTCTGAAAATGAATATGGAGCACCATTATTTGCAGACTTCTTTTTCTTTATTACAGGATTCCACGGTTTCCACGTATTTTCTGGAGTTGTTTTTAACTTAATCATATTTTTCAATGTACTATTAGGTACTTATGAAAGAAGAGGTAGTTATGAGATGGTAGAGAAAGTTGGTCTTTACTGGCACTTTGTAGATTTAGTTTGGGTATTTGTATTTACATTCTTCTACCTAGTATAA